The Neisseria subflava genomic interval TGAATTGTAAAGCCAAGCTATGCCCGAACCTATCAGTAGAAAGGTCATCAGCACCAATAGCCGGCGGGTCAGCCGACCCAGTGCGCCTGCATCATCCCACATGAGCGGTCTTCAAAATCTCAATACATAAATCAGCAAAATCTACGCCGGTATGGGCTGCAGATTTTGGCACCAAACTGTGGCTGGTCATGCCAGGCAAGGTATTGATTTCCAAAAGATACAGCTTACCGTCCGTATCTTTTAGGAAGTCCACGCGCGAACAACCGTCCGCACCAATCGCCTGCGCGCCACGTACGGCCAGTTCGCGCATCAGGTTTTCCTCCGCCTCGCTCAAATCTTCCGACGGGCATTGATAAACTGTATCGTCGCGGTTATATTTGGCTTCGTAGTCGTAAAACTCAGTAGCCGGAATAATATGAATGCTCGGCAAGCCTTTGCCGTTCAATACCGGGCAAGAATACTCGCCACCGCCGATAAAGCGTTCGGCAATGATTTCGCCCTGCAAGTGTTTCAATTCTTCATAAACGCTTTTCAGACAGCCTTTTTCTTTTACTTTTACCACGCCGACGCTGCTGCCTTCTGCGGCAGGTTTCACAAACATCGGCAGGCCCAATTTTTCTTCAACAGCATCAAAGTCGCTGTCGTCATGCAATACAGCAAACTCAGGAACAGGCAAACCCACGGCCTGCCAAATCAGTTTGCAGCGGTATTTGTCCATACCCAGCGCGGAAGCGGCCACGCCGCTGCCGGTGTAAGGAATACCCATCAGTTCCAACGCGCCTTGAATCGCGCCATCTTCGCCGAAAGTGCCGTGCAGAATATTG includes:
- a CDS encoding D-alanine--D-alanine ligase, with the translated sequence MQNFGKVAVLMGGFSSEREVSLDSGAAILAALKSKGVDAHAFDPKETPLSELKIQGFQTAFNILHGTFGEDGAIQGALELMGIPYTGSGVAASALGMDKYRCKLIWQAVGLPVPEFAVLHDDSDFDAVEEKLGLPMFVKPAAEGSSVGVVKVKEKGCLKSVYEELKHLQGEIIAERFIGGGEYSCPVLNGKGLPSIHIIPATEFYDYEAKYNRDDTVYQCPSEDLSEAEENLMRELAVRGAQAIGADGCSRVDFLKDTDGKLYLLEINTLPGMTSHSLVPKSAAHTGVDFADLCIEILKTAHVG